A single genomic interval of Daucus carota subsp. sativus chromosome 1, DH1 v3.0, whole genome shotgun sequence harbors:
- the LOC108205074 gene encoding glucan endo-1,3-beta-glucosidase 2 isoform X1 translates to MALFLLFLLAFSAVSADEDAFIGVNIGTDLSDMPHPTQVVALLKGQQIRHVRLYNADRGMLLALANTGIKVAVSVPNEQLLGIGQSNSTAANWVAQNVVAHYPATNITTICVGSEVLTALPNAARILVTALKFIHSALVASNLDRQIKVSTPLSSTIILDSFPPSQAFFNHSWNPVLVPLLSFLQSSGSYLMLNLYPYYDYMNSNGVIPLDYALFQPLPANKEAVDANTLVHYSNVFDAMVDAAYFAMSFLNFTNIPVMVTESGWPSKGDSNEPDATLENANTYNSNLIRHVLDPNKTGTPKHPGIAVSTYIYELYNEDTKSGPLSEKNWGLFNNNGLPIYTLQLIGSGPVFANDTANQTFCTAKEGADSKMLQAALDWACGPGKVDCAPLLQGQSCYDPDNVAAHATYAFDAYYHLMEKAPGSCDFNGVAAITTTDPSHGSCTFAISSGNNGTSLNSTASATDSKASGSPACIMYAGTYFGGILVMEVLVWLVVIL, encoded by the exons ATGCTTTCATTGGCGTAAATATTGGAACAGACCTTTCAGACATGCCACACCCAACTCAGGTTGTAGCCTTGCTGAAAGGCCAGCAGATTCGACATGTACGTCTCTACAATGCAGACCGTGGCATGCTTCTCGCGCTTGCTAATACAGGCATCAAAGTTGCGGTTTCAGTTCCAAACGAACAGCTCTTAGGAATTGGACAATCCAATTCAACAGCTGCTAACTGGGTTGCCCAAAATGTCGTAGCACATTACCCAGCCACTAACATCACAACCATTTGTGTTGGTTCTGAGGTACTAACTGCCCTCCCTAATGCAGCCCGGATATTAGTCACTGCCCTTAAGTTCATCCATTCAGCCCTTGTGGCATCTAATCTTGACAGGCAAATCAAAGTTTCAACACCGCTTTCTTCAACAATTATCCTCGACTCATTCCCCCCTTCACAAGCTTTCTTCAATCACTCTTGGAACCCAGTTTTGGTTCCCTTGCTCAGTTTCCTGCAGTCATCGGGTTCATATTTAATGCTTAACTTATACCCTTACTATGACTACATGAATTCAAATGGTGTTATTCCACTTGATTATGCACTCTTTCAACCTCTTCCTGCAAATAAAGAAGCAGTTGACGCCAACACACTTGTCCATTACTCCAACGTATTTGATGCTATGGTTGATGCTGCTTACTTCGCCATGTCTTTTCTAAACTTCACCAATATTCCTGTTATGGTAACTGAATCAGGATGGCCATCTAAAGGTGACTCCAATGAGCCAGATGCAACTTTAGAAAACGCAAACACTTACAACAGCAATTTAATAAGGCATGTACTAGACCCAAACAAAACTGGAACTCCCAAACACCCTGGTATTGCAGTTAGTACATACATTTACGAGCTATATAATGAAGACACAAAATCCGGGCCACTGTCAGAGAAGAACTGGGGATTGTTTAATAATAATGGGCTGCCAATATATACCCTACAATTAATAGGGTCAGGACCAGTTTTTGCAAATGATACTGCGAATCAGACATTCTGTACTGCAAAGGAAGGTGCAGATTCAAAAATGCTGCAGGCTGCTTTGGATTGGGCTTGTGGACCAGGCAAAGTAGATTGTGCACCATTGTTGCAGGGACAATCTTGTTATGATCCTGACAATGTCGCTGCACATGCAACATATGCTTTTGACGCATACTATCATCTGATGGAAAAGGCTCCTGGCAGTTGTGACTTCAATGGAGTAGCTGCGATAACTACAACTGATCCAA GTCACGGTTCTTGTACGTTTGCTATCAG TAGTGGCAATAATGGGACTTCTCTAAACAGCACGGCCTCGGCTACAGATTCAAAGGCCTCAGGTTCGCCTGCTTGCATCATGTATGCTGGTACCTACTTTGGTGGCATTTTAGTAATGGAAGTGTTAGTCTGGCTTGTGGTGATATTGTAG
- the LOC108205074 gene encoding glucan endo-1,3-beta-glucosidase 2 isoform X2 has protein sequence MALFLLFLLAFSAVSADEDAFIGVNIGTDLSDMPHPTQVVALLKGQQIRHVRLYNADRGMLLALANTGIKVAVSVPNEQLLGIGQSNSTAANWVAQNVVAHYPATNITTICVGSEVLTALPNAARILVTALKFIHSALVASNLDRQIKVSTPLSSTIILDSFPPSQAFFNHSWNPVLVPLLSFLQSSGSYLMLNLYPYYDYMNSNGVIPLDYALFQPLPANKEAVDANTLVHYSNVFDAMVDAAYFAMSFLNFTNIPVMVTESGWPSKGDSNEPDATLENANTYNSNLIRHVLDPNKTGTPKHPGIAVSTYIYELYNEDTKSGPLSEKNWGLFNNNGLPIYTLQLIGSGPVFANDTANQTFCTAKEGADSKMLQAALDWACGPGKVDCAPLLQGQSCYDPDNVAAHATYAFDAYYHLMEKAPGSCDFNGVAAITTTDPSHGSCTFAISGNNGTSLNSTASATDSKASGSPACIMYAGTYFGGILVMEVLVWLVVIL, from the exons ATGCTTTCATTGGCGTAAATATTGGAACAGACCTTTCAGACATGCCACACCCAACTCAGGTTGTAGCCTTGCTGAAAGGCCAGCAGATTCGACATGTACGTCTCTACAATGCAGACCGTGGCATGCTTCTCGCGCTTGCTAATACAGGCATCAAAGTTGCGGTTTCAGTTCCAAACGAACAGCTCTTAGGAATTGGACAATCCAATTCAACAGCTGCTAACTGGGTTGCCCAAAATGTCGTAGCACATTACCCAGCCACTAACATCACAACCATTTGTGTTGGTTCTGAGGTACTAACTGCCCTCCCTAATGCAGCCCGGATATTAGTCACTGCCCTTAAGTTCATCCATTCAGCCCTTGTGGCATCTAATCTTGACAGGCAAATCAAAGTTTCAACACCGCTTTCTTCAACAATTATCCTCGACTCATTCCCCCCTTCACAAGCTTTCTTCAATCACTCTTGGAACCCAGTTTTGGTTCCCTTGCTCAGTTTCCTGCAGTCATCGGGTTCATATTTAATGCTTAACTTATACCCTTACTATGACTACATGAATTCAAATGGTGTTATTCCACTTGATTATGCACTCTTTCAACCTCTTCCTGCAAATAAAGAAGCAGTTGACGCCAACACACTTGTCCATTACTCCAACGTATTTGATGCTATGGTTGATGCTGCTTACTTCGCCATGTCTTTTCTAAACTTCACCAATATTCCTGTTATGGTAACTGAATCAGGATGGCCATCTAAAGGTGACTCCAATGAGCCAGATGCAACTTTAGAAAACGCAAACACTTACAACAGCAATTTAATAAGGCATGTACTAGACCCAAACAAAACTGGAACTCCCAAACACCCTGGTATTGCAGTTAGTACATACATTTACGAGCTATATAATGAAGACACAAAATCCGGGCCACTGTCAGAGAAGAACTGGGGATTGTTTAATAATAATGGGCTGCCAATATATACCCTACAATTAATAGGGTCAGGACCAGTTTTTGCAAATGATACTGCGAATCAGACATTCTGTACTGCAAAGGAAGGTGCAGATTCAAAAATGCTGCAGGCTGCTTTGGATTGGGCTTGTGGACCAGGCAAAGTAGATTGTGCACCATTGTTGCAGGGACAATCTTGTTATGATCCTGACAATGTCGCTGCACATGCAACATATGCTTTTGACGCATACTATCATCTGATGGAAAAGGCTCCTGGCAGTTGTGACTTCAATGGAGTAGCTGCGATAACTACAACTGATCCAA GTCACGGTTCTTGTACGTTTGCTATCAG TGGCAATAATGGGACTTCTCTAAACAGCACGGCCTCGGCTACAGATTCAAAGGCCTCAGGTTCGCCTGCTTGCATCATGTATGCTGGTACCTACTTTGGTGGCATTTTAGTAATGGAAGTGTTAGTCTGGCTTGTGGTGATATTGTAG